The following are encoded together in the Acidovorax sp. KKS102 genome:
- a CDS encoding 23S rRNA (adenine(2030)-N(6))-methyltransferase RlmJ yields the protein MFSYRHAFHAGNHADVLKHTVLIAALQHLTEKDAALTVLDTHAGAGLYRLDGDYASTSGEAADGVARLFAPTTPALTPALQAYVDMVGDFNQGKALRVYPGSPFITQRLLRSHDKLKLFELHPTDLRALAGNVAQLEAGRQVAVLHEDGFEGIKKFLPPPARRALVLCDPSYEIKSDYAKVLDMAADSLKRFATGTYAFWYPIIPRPEAHDLPRRLKTLATKAGKSWLHATLTVKSSKITETVTGDTKRPGLPASGMFLINPPYTLKAALKDALPQMAELLAQDKHATHTLESGG from the coding sequence ATGTTCAGTTATCGCCACGCCTTCCACGCAGGCAACCATGCCGATGTGCTCAAGCACACCGTTTTGATTGCTGCCTTGCAACACCTTACCGAGAAAGACGCGGCGCTGACCGTGCTGGACACCCATGCAGGCGCAGGCCTGTACCGGCTGGACGGGGACTATGCCAGCACCAGCGGCGAAGCCGCCGACGGCGTGGCCCGGCTTTTTGCACCAACCACGCCTGCCCTCACCCCAGCCCTGCAGGCCTACGTGGACATGGTGGGCGACTTCAACCAGGGCAAGGCGCTGCGCGTGTACCCCGGCTCACCCTTCATCACCCAGCGCCTGCTGCGTAGCCACGACAAGCTCAAGCTGTTTGAGCTGCACCCCACCGACCTGCGCGCGCTGGCCGGCAACGTGGCCCAGCTGGAGGCAGGCCGCCAGGTGGCGGTGCTGCACGAAGACGGCTTTGAGGGCATCAAGAAGTTTTTGCCTCCACCGGCCCGTCGCGCACTGGTGCTGTGCGATCCCAGCTATGAAATCAAGAGCGACTACGCCAAGGTGCTCGACATGGCGGCCGATTCGCTCAAGCGTTTTGCCACGGGCACCTATGCGTTCTGGTACCCCATCATCCCGCGCCCCGAAGCCCACGACCTGCCCCGCCGCCTGAAGACACTGGCCACCAAGGCGGGCAAGAGCTGGCTGCACGCCACGCTCACCGTCAAGTCGAGCAAGATCACGGAAACCGTCACGGGCGATACCAAACGCCCCGGCCTGCCGGCCAGCGGCATGTTCCTGATCAACCCGCCCTACACCCTCAAGGCCGCGCTTAAAGACGCCCTGCCCCAGATGGCCGAGCTGCTAGCACAGGACAAACACGCCACCCACACGCTGGAATCGGGCGGCTGA
- the rpsI gene encoding 30S ribosomal protein S9 — translation MIGEWNNGTGRRKSSVARVFLKKGSGKITVNGKDIQQYFGRETSIMIAKQPLALTNHVESFDIQINVHGGGESGQAGAARHGITRALIDYDASLKSVLSQAGFVTRDAREVERKKVGLHSARRAKQFSKR, via the coding sequence ATGATTGGTGAATGGAACAATGGCACCGGCCGTCGCAAGTCCAGCGTCGCCCGCGTGTTTCTGAAAAAAGGCTCCGGCAAGATCACTGTGAATGGCAAAGACATTCAGCAGTACTTCGGCCGTGAAACCTCGATCATGATTGCCAAGCAACCGCTGGCGTTGACCAACCATGTCGAAAGCTTCGACATCCAGATCAACGTGCACGGTGGCGGTGAATCCGGCCAGGCTGGCGCTGCCCGCCACGGCATCACCCGTGCCCTGATCGATTACGACGCATCCCTGAAGTCCGTCTTGAGCCAAGCCGGCTTCGTGACCCGTGATGCACGCGAAGTCGAACGTAAGAAGGTCGGTCTGCATTCCGCACGCCGCGCCAAGCAGTTCTCCAAGCGTTAA
- the rplM gene encoding 50S ribosomal protein L13, giving the protein MTTTFSAKPAEVVHEWFVIDATNKVLGRVASEVALRLRGKHKAIYTPHVDTGDFIVVINAAQLKVTGTKSLDKVYYRHSGYPGGITATNFRDMQAKHPGRALEKAVKGMLPKGPLGYAMIKKLKVYGGAEHPHTAQQPKVLEI; this is encoded by the coding sequence ATGACAACTACTTTCAGCGCAAAGCCCGCTGAGGTCGTGCACGAGTGGTTTGTGATTGACGCGACCAACAAGGTCCTCGGACGAGTAGCCAGCGAAGTTGCTCTCCGTTTGCGCGGCAAACACAAGGCCATTTACACGCCTCACGTCGATACCGGTGACTTCATCGTCGTTATCAACGCAGCCCAACTCAAGGTCACCGGCACCAAGTCCCTGGACAAGGTGTACTACCGTCACTCGGGTTACCCCGGCGGTATCACGGCCACGAACTTCCGCGACATGCAAGCCAAGCACCCCGGCCGCGCGCTGGAAAAGGCTGTCAAGGGCATGCTGCCCAAGGGCCCCCTTGGCTACGCGATGATCAAGAAACTCAAGGTGTACGGTGGTGCTGAGCATCCACACACCGCCCAGCAGCCCAAAGTGCTGGAAATCTAA
- the metF gene encoding methylenetetrahydrofolate reductase [NAD(P)H] produces MNAAHAQGTGFPVSFEFFPPKTPEGADKLRVARQQLYALHPDFCSVTYGAGGSTQEGTFGTVREILSEGVGAASHFSCIGATRQSVREQLATLKAMGVKRLVALRGDLPSGYGAGGEFQYASDLVAFIRAETGRDFHIEVAAYPEVHPQAKSPEADLQAYVTKVRAGADSAITQYFYNSDAYFRFVEDAHRLGADVPVVPGIMPISSSTQLMRFSDACGAEIPRWIRLRLQSFGDDTASIKAFGLDVVTDLCDQLRTAGVPALHFYTMNQSAATLEICRRLGI; encoded by the coding sequence ATGAATGCAGCCCACGCGCAAGGCACCGGGTTTCCGGTGAGTTTCGAGTTTTTCCCGCCCAAGACGCCTGAAGGCGCCGACAAGCTGCGCGTGGCGCGCCAGCAGCTGTATGCACTGCATCCAGACTTCTGTTCGGTGACCTACGGCGCAGGGGGCTCCACGCAAGAAGGCACGTTCGGCACGGTGCGCGAGATCCTGTCCGAAGGCGTGGGCGCTGCGTCGCACTTTTCGTGCATCGGGGCCACGCGCCAGTCGGTGCGCGAGCAGCTGGCCACGCTCAAGGCCATGGGCGTCAAGCGCCTGGTGGCACTGCGCGGCGACCTGCCCAGCGGCTACGGCGCGGGCGGCGAGTTCCAGTACGCCAGCGACCTGGTGGCCTTCATCCGCGCCGAAACGGGTCGGGACTTCCACATCGAGGTGGCGGCCTATCCCGAGGTGCATCCCCAGGCCAAGTCGCCCGAGGCGGACCTGCAGGCCTACGTGACCAAGGTGCGGGCGGGGGCGGACTCTGCCATCACCCAGTATTTCTACAACAGCGATGCGTATTTCCGCTTTGTGGAAGACGCGCACCGCCTGGGCGCTGATGTGCCGGTGGTGCCGGGCATCATGCCCATTTCCAGCTCCACGCAGCTGATGCGGTTCTCGGACGCCTGCGGTGCCGAGATTCCGCGCTGGATCCGCCTGCGCCTGCAGTCGTTTGGGGACGACACCGCCAGCATCAAGGCGTTTGGCCTGGATGTGGTGACCGACCTGTGCGACCAGCTGCGCACGGCCGGCGTGCCCGCGCTGCACTTCTACACCATGAACCAAAGCGCCGCGACGCTGGAGATCTGTCGCCGGCTGGGGATCTGA
- a CDS encoding IS30 family transposase, with the protein MGIAQRPAIVDKRARLGDWEGDTIVSGAGGLAGLVTLTERRSRYTLAQRVQRRQAEPVGQAIIEMLRPHPKRRHTLTLDNGKEFAEHRWVHRRLKTKVYFADPHSPWQRGLNENHNGLLRHYFPKGSDLGKASEQEVLQAVYRLNHRPRRCLGWKTPHEVFHGYKVTPLTLGTGALRC; encoded by the coding sequence GTGGGTATCGCACAGCGCCCCGCCATCGTGGACAAGCGAGCGCGCCTGGGGGATTGGGAGGGCGACACCATCGTCTCGGGTGCGGGTGGGCTGGCAGGGCTGGTGACCCTGACCGAGCGGCGCTCGCGCTACACACTGGCGCAGCGTGTGCAGCGGCGCCAGGCCGAGCCGGTGGGCCAGGCCATCATCGAAATGCTCAGGCCCCATCCCAAGCGCCGCCACACCCTGACGCTGGACAACGGCAAGGAGTTCGCCGAGCACAGGTGGGTGCACAGACGCCTGAAGACGAAGGTGTACTTTGCTGACCCGCACAGCCCCTGGCAGCGAGGACTCAACGAGAACCACAATGGGCTGCTACGCCACTACTTCCCCAAGGGCAGCGATCTGGGCAAGGCCAGCGAGCAAGAGGTGCTCCAAGCCGTGTACCGGCTCAACCACCGACCCCGCAGATGCTTGGGCTGGAAGACTCCGCATGAGGTGTTCCACGGCTACAAAGTGACCCCACTTACACTGGGGACTGGTGCACTTCGTTGTTGA
- a CDS encoding serine/threonine-protein kinase translates to MTESSSTAPASGVSHIDALPPGTRLAEFEILGLLGVGGFGMVYKAFDHSLHRAVAIKEYMPSALVGRAEGQSLWVRSSSDQQTFKAGLLSFVNEARLLAQFDHPSLVKVFRFWEANNTAYMVMPLYSGMTFKQARAQMRTPPPEAWLRKLLWSVLDALRVLHDGNTLHRDISPDNIFLQDNGPPVLLDLGAARHAINDQDRKHTAVLKVNYAPIEQYSDGDEELRQGPWSDLYSLAAVMHGCLANDTPLPATLRSIRDRMVSFSRIAKTVKRQFGVEYSAPFVAAISQSLALRPEDRPQSIDAFLQTMEMTSAPDDVQHFDFRAELGDIWVEPADQPGPGLPTPTVDVISAPGIVAEIQAQAQRAEAAAAAPSPVQAGRPGDDFGADTVMLAGPDTVAADAGDTVFIDAGDTVVAEDDSRFEDLPHHRSPGASGSRAVERRSAPLERDLVRGHGKPAPSSRRSPLVAGIVVAALVAVVAGGAWRWSQSSKPPRDDIITEMAEPPAAGAASAAALVDVSAPGTAGADAAAAASEGAGTPADTASAAAAVPAFVVASAPKSSARVTKRVTAEPAPTPIVVHEEPVPAPPPVVAEPKPRPAPPPRLPSPQEVCADANFLARPMCIHQECQKPSQANQAICVENRRRYEAEEQRRRQTPN, encoded by the coding sequence ATGACCGAAAGCTCCAGCACAGCCCCCGCCAGCGGTGTCAGCCATATCGATGCGCTGCCCCCTGGCACACGCCTAGCGGAGTTCGAGATCCTGGGTTTGCTGGGGGTGGGCGGTTTTGGCATGGTCTACAAGGCGTTTGACCATTCCCTGCACCGGGCGGTGGCCATCAAGGAGTACATGCCCTCGGCGCTGGTTGGTCGCGCTGAGGGGCAGTCGCTGTGGGTGCGATCGTCTTCTGACCAGCAGACCTTTAAGGCCGGTTTGCTCTCATTTGTGAATGAGGCGCGGCTGCTGGCGCAGTTCGACCACCCCTCGCTGGTCAAGGTGTTCCGCTTCTGGGAGGCCAACAATACGGCCTACATGGTCATGCCGCTGTATTCGGGCATGACGTTCAAGCAGGCCCGCGCCCAGATGCGCACGCCCCCGCCCGAGGCCTGGCTGCGCAAGCTGCTGTGGTCGGTGCTGGATGCGCTGCGTGTGCTGCACGACGGCAACACGCTGCACCGCGACATCTCGCCAGACAACATCTTCCTGCAGGACAACGGCCCGCCGGTGCTGCTGGACCTGGGTGCCGCCCGGCATGCCATCAATGACCAGGACCGCAAACACACGGCCGTGCTCAAGGTGAATTACGCGCCCATCGAGCAGTATTCCGACGGCGACGAGGAGCTGCGCCAAGGGCCTTGGAGCGATCTGTACTCCCTGGCAGCGGTCATGCACGGCTGTCTGGCCAACGACACGCCCCTGCCTGCCACGCTGCGCTCCATCCGCGACCGCATGGTTTCGTTCTCCCGCATTGCCAAAACCGTCAAGCGGCAGTTTGGTGTGGAGTATTCGGCGCCGTTTGTTGCTGCGATATCGCAGTCCCTGGCCCTGCGGCCCGAGGACCGGCCGCAGAGCATCGATGCCTTTCTCCAGACCATGGAGATGACCTCGGCGCCGGACGATGTGCAGCACTTCGACTTTCGGGCGGAATTGGGCGACATCTGGGTGGAGCCCGCCGACCAGCCTGGCCCGGGGCTGCCCACGCCCACCGTGGATGTGATCTCTGCCCCGGGCATCGTGGCCGAGATCCAGGCGCAGGCCCAGCGCGCGGAAGCGGCCGCAGCGGCACCGTCCCCGGTGCAGGCGGGCCGCCCCGGCGATGACTTTGGCGCGGACACGGTCATGCTGGCCGGTCCTGACACGGTGGCGGCCGATGCGGGCGACACGGTGTTCATCGACGCTGGCGACACCGTGGTCGCTGAGGACGATTCCCGCTTTGAGGACCTGCCGCACCACCGCTCGCCAGGCGCCAGCGGGTCGCGCGCGGTGGAGCGGCGGTCCGCACCCCTGGAGCGGGATCTGGTGCGTGGTCACGGCAAGCCCGCTCCCTCGTCACGGCGCTCGCCCCTGGTGGCCGGCATTGTGGTGGCGGCACTGGTGGCCGTGGTTGCTGGAGGCGCTTGGCGCTGGAGCCAAAGCAGCAAACCGCCGCGCGATGACATCATCACCGAGATGGCCGAGCCGCCAGCGGCAGGGGCTGCGTCAGCGGCCGCGCTGGTGGACGTCAGCGCTCCTGGGACCGCTGGCGCAGACGCAGCGGCCGCGGCCTCGGAAGGCGCTGGCACGCCGGCCGACACGGCTTCTGCCGCAGCCGCTGTTCCCGCCTTTGTGGTCGCCTCGGCGCCCAAGTCCTCCGCCCGTGTCACCAAGCGTGTGACTGCCGAGCCGGCCCCCACCCCCATCGTGGTGCACGAAGAGCCGGTGCCTGCGCCGCCCCCCGTGGTGGCCGAACCCAAGCCCCGTCCTGCGCCGCCACCCCGCCTGCCTTCGCCGCAGGAGGTGTGCGCTGACGCCAATTTCCTGGCCCGCCCCATGTGTATCCACCAGGAGTGCCAGAAACCGTCCCAGGCCAACCAAGCCATTTGCGTGGAGAACCGCCGCCGGTACGAAGCCGAAGAGCAGCGCCGCCGCCAGACGCCCAACTGA
- a CDS encoding septal ring lytic transglycosylase RlpA family protein codes for MGLWLLCSGLAVAHAQGLQAEPDALAPNLLSVPGEAMLIDPPAKPEPSTPGGSPLSLEADEVGLASWYGAQFHRRRTASGELFDMRALTAAHPTLPFGSRVCVRSQATGRTVIVRINDRGPHTRNRVIDLSRGAAEALGMVGLGLKPVELFALQDDDKDCPAAP; via the coding sequence ATGGGTCTGTGGTTGCTGTGCAGCGGCCTCGCGGTTGCGCACGCCCAGGGGCTGCAGGCAGAGCCGGACGCGCTGGCCCCCAACCTGCTGTCCGTACCGGGGGAGGCGATGCTGATCGATCCTCCGGCCAAACCGGAACCCAGCACTCCCGGCGGGTCGCCGCTCAGCCTGGAGGCGGACGAGGTGGGGTTGGCCTCGTGGTACGGGGCGCAGTTCCACCGGCGACGTACCGCCAGCGGGGAGCTGTTCGACATGCGTGCGCTCACGGCGGCACACCCCACACTTCCCTTTGGCTCCCGCGTGTGTGTGCGCAGTCAGGCCACGGGGCGTACGGTGATCGTGCGCATCAACGACCGCGGGCCCCACACCCGCAACCGGGTGATCGACCTGAGCCGGGGCGCCGCCGAGGCGTTGGGCATGGTGGGCCTGGGGCTCAAGCCGGTGGAGCTGTTCGCCCTGCAGGACGACGACAAGGATTGTCCGGCGGCACCTTGA
- a CDS encoding peptide chain release factor 3, with the protein MSYAPETRRRRTFAIISHPDAGKTTLTEKLLLFSGAIQIAGAVKGRKASRHATSDWMEIEKQRGISVASSVMQMLYREHVINLLDTPGHKDFSEDTYRVLTAVDSALMVIDAANGVEAQTRRLIEVCRQRDTPIITFVNKMDREVRDPLDIMDEVERELGMPCCPMTWPVGQGKSFGGIINLRTKTMTVFESGSERRPQDFESIPLTDVDTLRARFGAEFDAAMDSMELATGASPAWDHEAFLAGKLTPVFFGSGVNNFGVMEVLDALVDMAPPPGPRVSTLEVNKQPVVKTIQPEDEGFSGVVFKVQANMDANHRDRIAFVRVASGKYTPGMKLKVQRTGKELRPTSVVTFMSQRREAVEEAYAGDIIGFTTHGGVQLGDTITDGANLQFTGLPFFAPEMFMTVVLKNPLRTKQLQQGLAQLGEEGAIQVFKPDAGGNMLLGAVGQLQFEVVQHRLKAEYDADVRLEGCQYTGARWITADNAADLRAFTDAYPLRLAHDAADTLAYLCTSPYDVRLAQERFPKIHFHPLREHAGLALQKAG; encoded by the coding sequence GTGTCCTACGCCCCAGAAACCCGGCGCCGCCGCACCTTTGCCATCATTTCCCACCCCGACGCCGGTAAAACGACGCTGACGGAAAAGCTGCTGCTGTTCTCGGGCGCGATCCAGATCGCGGGTGCCGTCAAGGGCCGCAAGGCCAGCCGCCATGCCACCTCCGACTGGATGGAAATCGAAAAGCAGCGCGGCATCTCGGTGGCCAGCTCGGTCATGCAGATGCTGTACCGCGAGCATGTGATCAACCTGCTCGACACGCCCGGCCACAAGGACTTCTCGGAAGACACCTACCGCGTGCTCACCGCCGTGGACTCGGCCCTGATGGTGATCGACGCCGCCAACGGTGTGGAAGCACAGACCCGCCGCCTGATCGAGGTCTGCCGCCAGCGCGACACGCCCATCATCACCTTTGTGAACAAGATGGACCGCGAGGTGCGCGACCCGCTGGACATCATGGACGAGGTCGAGCGCGAGCTGGGCATGCCCTGCTGCCCCATGACCTGGCCCGTGGGCCAGGGCAAGAGCTTTGGCGGCATCATCAACTTGCGCACCAAGACGATGACGGTGTTCGAATCCGGCAGCGAACGTCGCCCGCAGGACTTCGAATCCATCCCACTCACCGATGTGGACACCCTGCGCGCCCGCTTCGGCGCAGAGTTCGACGCCGCCATGGACAGCATGGAGCTGGCTACCGGTGCATCGCCCGCCTGGGACCATGAAGCCTTCCTGGCCGGCAAACTGACCCCCGTGTTCTTCGGCTCCGGCGTGAACAACTTCGGGGTGATGGAAGTGCTGGACGCCCTGGTGGACATGGCCCCGCCGCCCGGCCCGCGCGTGAGCACGCTGGAGGTGAACAAACAGCCCGTCGTCAAGACCATCCAGCCCGAGGACGAAGGTTTCTCCGGCGTGGTGTTCAAGGTGCAGGCCAACATGGACGCCAACCACCGCGACCGCATCGCCTTCGTACGCGTGGCCAGCGGCAAGTACACGCCGGGCATGAAGCTCAAGGTACAGCGCACCGGCAAGGAGCTGCGCCCCACCTCGGTCGTCACCTTCATGTCCCAGCGCCGCGAGGCGGTCGAGGAGGCCTACGCGGGCGACATCATTGGCTTCACCACCCACGGCGGCGTGCAGCTGGGCGACACCATCACCGACGGCGCCAACCTGCAGTTCACCGGCCTGCCCTTCTTCGCGCCCGAAATGTTCATGACCGTGGTCCTCAAGAACCCGCTGCGCACCAAACAGCTGCAGCAGGGCCTGGCCCAGCTGGGCGAGGAAGGCGCCATCCAGGTCTTCAAGCCCGACGCGGGCGGCAACATGCTGCTGGGCGCCGTGGGCCAGCTGCAGTTTGAAGTGGTGCAACACCGCCTGAAGGCGGAGTACGACGCCGACGTACGCCTGGAAGGCTGCCAGTACACGGGCGCACGATGGATCACGGCGGACAACGCGGCCGACCTGCGCGCCTTTACTGATGCCTACCCACTGCGACTGGCGCACGACGCGGCGGACACGCTGGCTTACCTGTGCACCAGCCCGTATGACGTGCGGCTGGCGCAGGAGCGGTTTCCGAAGATCCACTTCCATCCGCTGCGGGAGCATGCGGGGTTGGCGCTGCAGAAGGCCGGTTGA
- the ahcY gene encoding adenosylhomocysteinase, translated as MNARVNAPVNTDCIIADIGLAEWGRKEIRIAETEMPGLMAIREEFAAKQPLKGARITGSLHMTIQTAVLIETLQALGAQVRWASCNIFSTQDHAAAAIAAAGTPVFAIKGETLAEYWDYTHRIFDFGAAGTEGEGPNLILDDGGDATLLMHLGKRAEKDASLIANPTSEEETCLFASIKAKLAQDPTWYSRKSAQIIGVTEETTTGVHRLKEMSAKGSLMFRAINVNDSVTKSKFDNLYGCRESLVDGIKRATDVMIAGKVAVVAGYGDVGKGSAQALRALSAQVWVTEIDPINALQAAMEGYKVVTMEYAADKADIFVTTTGNKDVIRHEHMLAMKDQAIVCNIGHFDNEIQVATLEQYQWEEIKPQVDHVIFPDGKRIILLAKGRLVNLGCGTGHPSFVMSSSFANQTIAQIELFTHSDYYENGKVYVLPKHLDEKVARLHLKKVGAMLTELTDEQAAYIGVPKQGPYKPDTYRY; from the coding sequence ATGAACGCACGCGTCAACGCCCCGGTCAACACCGACTGCATCATTGCCGACATCGGCCTGGCCGAATGGGGCCGCAAAGAGATCCGCATCGCCGAAACCGAAATGCCCGGCCTGATGGCCATCCGTGAAGAATTCGCTGCCAAGCAACCGCTCAAGGGCGCACGCATTACCGGCTCGCTCCACATGACCATCCAGACGGCGGTGCTGATCGAGACCCTGCAGGCGCTGGGAGCGCAAGTGCGCTGGGCCTCGTGCAACATCTTCTCCACGCAAGACCACGCCGCCGCCGCGATTGCTGCCGCTGGCACGCCTGTGTTCGCCATCAAGGGCGAAACCCTGGCCGAATACTGGGACTACACCCACCGCATCTTTGACTTCGGCGCGGCCGGCACCGAAGGCGAAGGCCCCAACCTGATCCTGGACGACGGCGGCGATGCCACGCTGCTGATGCACCTGGGCAAGCGCGCCGAAAAGGACGCCTCGCTGATTGCCAACCCCACCAGCGAAGAAGAAACCTGCCTGTTCGCTTCCATCAAGGCCAAGCTGGCGCAAGACCCGACCTGGTACAGCCGCAAGAGCGCCCAGATCATCGGCGTGACCGAAGAAACCACCACCGGCGTGCACCGCCTGAAGGAAATGTCGGCCAAGGGCTCGCTGATGTTCCGCGCGATCAATGTGAACGACTCGGTGACCAAGTCCAAGTTCGACAACCTGTACGGTTGCCGCGAATCGCTGGTGGACGGCATCAAGCGCGCCACCGACGTGATGATCGCTGGCAAGGTGGCTGTGGTCGCTGGCTACGGCGACGTGGGCAAGGGCAGCGCCCAGGCCCTGCGCGCCCTCAGCGCCCAGGTGTGGGTGACCGAGATTGACCCCATCAACGCCCTGCAGGCCGCTATGGAAGGCTACAAGGTCGTGACCATGGAATACGCGGCCGACAAGGCCGACATCTTTGTGACCACCACCGGTAACAAGGACGTGATCCGCCACGAGCACATGCTGGCCATGAAGGATCAGGCCATCGTCTGCAACATCGGCCACTTCGACAACGAAATCCAGGTCGCCACGCTCGAGCAGTACCAGTGGGAAGAGATCAAGCCCCAGGTGGACCATGTGATCTTCCCGGACGGCAAGCGCATCATCCTGCTGGCCAAGGGCCGTCTGGTGAACCTGGGCTGCGGCACGGGCCACCCCAGCTTTGTGATGTCGTCCAGCTTTGCCAACCAGACCATCGCCCAGATCGAGTTGTTCACCCACAGCGACTACTACGAAAACGGCAAGGTCTACGTGCTGCCCAAGCACCTGGACGAAAAGGTGGCGCGCCTGCACCTCAAGAAGGTGGGCGCCATGCTGACCGAGCTGACCGATGAGCAGGCCGCCTACATCGGCGTGCCCAAGCAAGGCCCCTACAAGCCTGACACCTACCGCTACTGA
- a CDS encoding TlyA family RNA methyltransferase: MRADVFLVERGHAATRSQAQRLIASGVEWRLTPLSPWNKVAKNGDDIPSVAEVRLLDDAEAKYISRGGLKLEGALQATGLDVKGLRCLDVGQSTGGFTDCLLQHGAAQVVGVDVGHGQLHERLRDDVRVVGVEGINARAMTAQSLLEGCEAALSEELVQDHEDNDTQPVAPYSWMRNGGLVDEEYDDSDDAKEQDVEAFKAERAAKARARAEGTLPVVRQRRAGREDVQVTPVFDLVTGDLSFISLTLVLPALVPLLAPQGDLVMLVKPQFELQPGQVGKGGIVRDESLYAVVEQRIRDCCVALGLEVRAWIDSPIQGGDGNREFFVHARRAA, encoded by the coding sequence ATGCGCGCAGATGTGTTTTTGGTGGAGCGTGGCCATGCCGCCACGCGCTCGCAGGCGCAGCGCCTGATCGCTTCGGGGGTGGAGTGGCGCTTGACGCCCTTGTCGCCCTGGAACAAGGTGGCCAAGAACGGGGATGACATCCCGTCCGTGGCCGAGGTAAGGCTGCTGGACGATGCCGAGGCCAAATACATCTCGCGTGGCGGGCTCAAGCTCGAAGGCGCCTTGCAGGCCACGGGCCTGGACGTGAAGGGCCTGCGCTGCCTGGATGTGGGGCAGAGCACCGGTGGCTTCACGGACTGCCTGTTGCAACATGGCGCGGCCCAGGTGGTGGGTGTGGATGTGGGGCATGGCCAGTTGCATGAGCGCCTGCGTGACGATGTGCGCGTGGTGGGCGTGGAAGGGATCAATGCCCGCGCCATGACGGCCCAGTCGTTGCTCGAAGGCTGTGAAGCGGCCTTGTCCGAAGAGCTGGTGCAAGACCATGAAGACAACGACACCCAGCCGGTCGCTCCTTACAGCTGGATGCGCAACGGCGGTCTGGTCGATGAAGAATACGACGACAGCGACGATGCCAAAGAGCAAGACGTAGAAGCCTTCAAAGCCGAGCGCGCCGCCAAGGCCCGCGCGCGGGCCGAGGGTACTTTGCCGGTGGTGCGCCAGCGCCGAGCGGGGCGAGAGGATGTGCAGGTCACGCCCGTGTTTGACCTGGTGACGGGTGACCTGTCATTCATCTCGCTCACCCTGGTGCTGCCTGCGCTGGTGCCGTTGCTCGCGCCGCAGGGTGACCTGGTCATGCTGGTCAAGCCCCAGTTTGAATTGCAGCCGGGGCAGGTGGGCAAGGGCGGCATCGTGCGCGACGAGTCCCTGTATGCGGTGGTGGAACAGCGCATCCGCGACTGCTGCGTAGCGCTGGGCCTGGAAGTGCGGGCGTGGATCGACAGCCCGATCCAGGGCGGTGATGGCAATCGAGAGTTTTTTGTACACGCAAGGAGAGCCGCATGA
- a CDS encoding HAD-IIB family hydrolase yields the protein MQPLDLWPTAARRDLVGVFTDIDDTLTTEGAVTPDALQALTDLKTAGLVVIPITGRPIGWCETFMAGPGGSTWPVDAMVAENGAVAFTRGSGAQPPLVKRYQQDAATRSANQARMREIAALVASEVPGVALSRDSAGRETDLAFDHAEFDRHPPETVQQVLDLLQREGMQTTVSSIHIHGCFGDFNKWQGANWIVRELLGRDLAQELDRWVFVGDSGNDQAMFQHFIHSVGVANIARFVPQLSHLPRYVTQGERGAGFAEVARAILAHR from the coding sequence ATGCAGCCTCTGGACCTCTGGCCGACAGCGGCCCGCCGCGACCTGGTGGGCGTGTTCACCGATATCGACGACACCCTGACTACCGAGGGCGCCGTCACGCCCGACGCACTGCAGGCGCTGACCGACCTGAAGACTGCGGGCCTGGTGGTCATTCCCATCACCGGGCGGCCGATTGGCTGGTGTGAAACCTTCATGGCCGGGCCGGGGGGTTCGACCTGGCCGGTGGATGCCATGGTGGCGGAGAACGGTGCTGTGGCGTTTACCCGGGGCTCTGGCGCTCAACCACCGCTGGTCAAGCGCTACCAGCAAGACGCCGCCACGCGCAGCGCCAACCAAGCACGCATGCGTGAGATCGCCGCGCTGGTGGCTTCGGAAGTGCCAGGTGTGGCCCTGAGCCGCGACAGCGCCGGGCGCGAGACGGACCTGGCCTTTGACCACGCCGAGTTCGACCGGCACCCGCCCGAGACCGTGCAACAGGTGCTGGACTTGCTACAGCGCGAAGGCATGCAGACCACGGTGAGCAGCATCCACATCCACGGCTGCTTTGGGGACTTCAACAAATGGCAGGGCGCCAACTGGATCGTGCGCGAGCTGCTGGGGCGCGATCTGGCGCAGGAGCTGGACCGCTGGGTGTTTGTGGGCGACTCAGGCAATGACCAGGCGATGTTCCAGCACTTCATCCACAGCGTGGGCGTGGCCAACATCGCGCGGTTTGTGCCGCAGCTCTCACATCTGCCACGGTATGTGACGCAGGGCGAACGGGGCGCGGGGTTTGCGGAAGTGGCTAGGGCAATTCTGGCGCACCGCTAA